Proteins encoded by one window of Xanthomonas sp. DAR 80977:
- a CDS encoding riboflavin synthase, producing MFTGIIEGVGRLAARQPQGGDIRFTFATGSLPFADVQLGESIAVNGVCLTVVAFDAASFQADASTETLALTTLGALAEGAALNLERAMRPSDRLGGHLVSGHVDGLGTVQSVHDDARAQRWRFAAPPALLRYIAKKGSICVDGVSLTVNDVDDAGFEVALIPHTVAHTAFAHTAVGAAVNLEIDLVARYVERLLHGRQD from the coding sequence ATGTTCACCGGAATCATCGAAGGCGTCGGCCGCCTGGCCGCGCGCCAGCCGCAGGGCGGCGATATCCGCTTCACCTTTGCCACCGGCAGCCTGCCGTTCGCCGACGTGCAGCTCGGCGAGAGCATCGCGGTCAACGGCGTGTGCCTGACCGTGGTGGCCTTCGACGCGGCGTCGTTCCAGGCCGACGCGTCCACCGAAACCCTGGCCCTGACCACGCTCGGCGCGCTCGCCGAAGGCGCGGCGCTGAACCTGGAGCGGGCGATGCGCCCGAGCGACCGGCTCGGCGGGCACCTGGTCAGCGGCCATGTCGACGGCCTGGGCACGGTGCAGTCGGTCCATGACGATGCGCGCGCGCAGCGCTGGCGCTTCGCCGCGCCACCGGCGCTGCTGCGCTACATCGCCAAGAAGGGCTCGATCTGCGTGGACGGGGTCAGCCTGACCGTCAACGACGTCGACGACGCCGGCTTCGAGGTGGCGCTGATCCCGCACACCGTGGCGCACACCGCATTCGCGCACACCGCGGTCGGCGCGGCGGTGAACCTGGAGATCGACCTGGTCGCGCGCTACGTCGAACGCCTGCTGCACGGCCGCCAGGACTGA
- a CDS encoding RcnB family protein codes for MNIKRIATLALSSLLALGFMAPAAYARDGWDDRDPRGWHDRDHDRRDYDRRDRDRDRYWRERERHDDRRYYSQGYRDGYRGRPDVVYYRPGPPGPPPWARGQRYYGPNYVVYDYDRYQVRRPPYGYRWVRDDRGNLLMVAIASGIIADLVLNGR; via the coding sequence ATGAACATCAAACGCATTGCCACCCTTGCCCTTTCGTCCCTGCTGGCGCTGGGTTTCATGGCGCCCGCGGCGTATGCCCGCGACGGCTGGGACGACCGCGACCCGCGCGGCTGGCACGACCGCGATCACGACCGCCGCGACTACGACCGCCGCGACCGCGATCGCGACCGCTACTGGCGCGAACGCGAGCGCCATGACGATCGCCGCTACTACAGCCAGGGCTATCGCGACGGCTACCGCGGCCGCCCGGACGTCGTCTACTACCGTCCGGGTCCTCCGGGCCCGCCGCCGTGGGCCCGCGGCCAGCGCTACTACGGTCCCAACTACGTGGTCTACGACTACGACCGTTACCAGGTGCGGCGTCCGCCGTACGGCTACCGCTGGGTGCGCGACGACCGCGGCAACCTGCTGATGGTCGCCATCGCCAGCGGGATCATCGCCGACCTGGTGCTCAACGGCCGCTGA
- the ribD gene encoding bifunctional diaminohydroxyphosphoribosylaminopyrimidine deaminase/5-amino-6-(5-phosphoribosylamino)uracil reductase RibD, protein MAQALRLAERGAYTTRPNPMVGCVIVRDGEVVGEGFHQRAGGPHAEVFALRDAGARARGATAYVTLEPCAHYGRTPPCALALIEAGVARVVAAMADPFPQVNGGGFALLREAGIAVGAGLMQAQARALNRGFLSRVERGRPWLRVKLGASLDGRTALASGESKWITGAAARQDVQRWRARAGAILTGAGTVLADDPSLTARLDDGAEVVPPLRVVLDAQLRTLRQAKVRDGAAPTLYLHAPGLAPAPLPGAEFAAVALQAGRFDLEEVLRLLAERGINEVQVEAGATLSGALLQAGLVDELLLYLAPLLLGGDARPLLAGLGIDTMAQRVPLQLLETRQVGDDLRLLLRPVAADAA, encoded by the coding sequence ATGGCGCAGGCGCTGCGCCTGGCCGAGCGCGGCGCCTACACCACGCGTCCCAACCCGATGGTCGGCTGCGTGATCGTGCGCGACGGCGAGGTGGTGGGCGAAGGCTTCCACCAGCGCGCCGGCGGCCCGCATGCGGAGGTGTTCGCGCTGCGCGACGCCGGCGCGCGCGCGCGCGGCGCCACCGCCTACGTGACCCTGGAGCCGTGCGCGCACTACGGACGTACCCCGCCGTGCGCGCTGGCACTGATCGAGGCCGGCGTGGCGCGGGTGGTGGCGGCGATGGCCGACCCGTTCCCGCAGGTCAACGGCGGCGGTTTCGCGCTGCTGCGCGAGGCCGGCATCGCGGTCGGCGCGGGGCTGATGCAGGCGCAGGCGCGAGCGCTCAACCGCGGCTTCCTGTCGCGGGTGGAGCGCGGCCGGCCGTGGCTGCGGGTCAAGCTCGGCGCCAGCCTGGACGGGCGCACCGCGCTGGCCAGCGGCGAATCGAAGTGGATCACCGGCGCGGCCGCGCGCCAGGACGTGCAGCGCTGGCGCGCGCGCGCCGGTGCCATCCTCACCGGCGCCGGCACCGTGCTGGCCGACGATCCATCGCTGACCGCACGCCTGGACGACGGCGCCGAGGTCGTGCCGCCCTTGCGCGTGGTGCTGGATGCGCAGTTGCGCACGCTGCGGCAGGCCAAGGTGCGCGACGGCGCGGCGCCGACCCTGTACCTGCATGCGCCGGGACTGGCGCCGGCGCCGCTGCCTGGGGCCGAGTTCGCCGCGGTTGCGCTGCAGGCAGGCCGCTTCGACTTGGAGGAGGTGCTGCGCCTGCTCGCCGAACGCGGCATCAACGAGGTCCAGGTCGAGGCCGGCGCGACCCTGAGCGGCGCGTTGCTGCAGGCCGGCCTGGTCGACGAACTGCTGCTGTACCTGGCGCCGCTGCTGCTCGGCGGCGACGCGCGCCCGCTGCTGGCGGGGCTGGGCATCGACACGATGGCGCAGCGCGTACCGCTGCAGTTGCTGGAGACGCGCCAGGTCGGCGACGACCTGCGCCTGCTGCTGCGTCCAGTGGCGGCGGACGCCGCCTAG
- the ribB gene encoding 3,4-dihydroxy-2-butanone-4-phosphate synthase — protein sequence MNFAPVPELLEEIRAGRMVVIVDDEDRENEGDLIMAAELVKPSDINFMVTHARGLVCLSLTRERCAQLGLAPMVQHNTAQFHTNFTVSIEAAEGVTTGISAYDRAHTVRTAVKPDAKPHDLSQPGHIFPLIAQPGGVLTRAGHTEAAGDLPLLAGLEPAGVLVEVLNPDGSMARRPQLEEFARLHGLKMGSIADLIAYRLATEHTVERIDERAIETEFGGFTLVTYRDRIAHDLHFALVRGTPDADTPTLVRVQVENPLADLLHWRRDDFGVAASDALRAIAAADSGVMVVLSAPRDSQALLARLRKQPDVAANSKDVGQWRRNGAGSQILADLGLGKLRVLGTPRRQVGLAGFGLEVVEHVEPGLGTRDPGPGKG from the coding sequence CTGAACTTCGCCCCCGTCCCCGAGCTGCTGGAGGAAATCCGCGCCGGCCGCATGGTGGTCATCGTCGACGACGAGGACCGCGAGAACGAGGGCGACCTGATCATGGCCGCCGAGCTGGTCAAGCCCTCGGACATCAATTTCATGGTCACCCACGCGCGCGGCCTGGTGTGCCTGTCGCTGACCCGCGAGCGCTGCGCGCAGCTCGGGCTGGCGCCGATGGTCCAGCACAACACCGCGCAGTTCCACACCAACTTCACCGTCAGCATCGAGGCCGCCGAGGGCGTCACCACCGGCATTTCCGCCTACGACCGCGCACATACCGTGCGCACCGCGGTCAAGCCGGACGCCAAGCCGCACGACCTGAGCCAGCCCGGCCACATCTTCCCGCTGATCGCCCAGCCCGGCGGCGTGCTCACCCGCGCCGGCCACACCGAGGCCGCCGGCGACCTGCCGCTGCTGGCCGGGCTGGAGCCGGCCGGGGTGCTGGTGGAGGTGCTCAATCCCGACGGCAGCATGGCGCGGCGCCCGCAGCTGGAGGAATTCGCGCGCCTGCACGGGCTGAAGATGGGCTCGATCGCCGACCTGATCGCCTACCGCCTGGCCACCGAGCACACCGTCGAGCGCATCGACGAGCGCGCCATCGAGACCGAATTCGGCGGCTTCACCCTGGTCACCTACCGCGACCGCATCGCCCACGACCTGCATTTCGCGCTGGTCCGCGGCACCCCGGACGCGGACACGCCGACCCTGGTGCGGGTGCAGGTGGAGAACCCGCTGGCCGACCTGCTGCACTGGCGCCGCGACGATTTCGGCGTGGCCGCCAGCGACGCGCTGCGCGCGATCGCCGCGGCCGACAGCGGGGTCATGGTGGTGCTGTCGGCGCCGCGCGACAGCCAGGCGCTGCTGGCGCGGCTGCGCAAGCAGCCGGACGTGGCCGCCAACAGCAAGGACGTGGGGCAGTGGCGGCGCAACGGCGCCGGCAGCCAGATCCTGGCCGACCTGGGCCTGGGCAAGCTGCGCGTGCTGGGCACCCCGCGCCGCCAGGTCGGCCTGGCCGGGTTCGGGCTGGAGGTGGTGGAACACGTGGAGCCGGGACTCGGGACTCGGGACCCGGGACCCGGAAAAGGCTGA
- a CDS encoding MFS transporter: MTTPSAPATTPHSLDRLDRQPPACACPSASPPTLGAWGLAILLLGQMLPLIDFSIINVALGSIAHTLHASATALELIVAVYGVAFAVGLAAGGRLGDNLGRRRVFAAGVLLFAVASLLCGLAGSVAALLAGRVLQGLGAALAVPQILATIHVSLRGAAHARALALYGSLGGIAFVIGQVLGGTLVTADIAGSGWRAIFLINLPFCVLALAGLRAVPETRAARRMPPDLAGAGLLGLFLACLLLPLALGPTLHWSAPCLAVLAATVPLLAALARTEAWQERRGRVPLLPPALLRLPSVRFALLLGALFFACWSGFMFVLALTLQSGAGLSPLQSGNAFIVLGVAYFCSALLSARGVARFGLLPTLLLGCTVQMLGLLALAWTLHAVWPHPGWLALAPATALIGAGQAWIVACFYRIGLSQVPTEHAGAGSAMLSTVLQAAMGLGPAALGAVYARARGGGSLAAMQAALGSEWLAMLLLVACTLVYRQRQRRLVRAAAT; this comes from the coding sequence ATGACCACGCCCTCCGCTCCCGCCACCACGCCCCATTCCCTCGACCGTCTCGACCGGCAGCCGCCCGCATGCGCCTGCCCCAGCGCCTCGCCGCCGACGCTGGGTGCCTGGGGCCTGGCGATCCTGCTGCTCGGGCAGATGCTGCCGCTGATCGACTTTTCCATCATCAACGTCGCCCTCGGTTCCATCGCCCACACGCTGCACGCCTCGGCGACGGCGCTGGAACTGATCGTGGCGGTGTACGGCGTGGCGTTCGCGGTGGGCCTGGCCGCGGGCGGGCGGCTGGGCGACAACCTGGGCCGGCGCCGCGTGTTCGCCGCCGGCGTGCTGCTGTTCGCGGTGGCCTCGCTGCTGTGCGGGCTGGCCGGATCGGTGGCCGCCCTGCTCGCCGGCCGCGTGCTGCAGGGCCTGGGCGCGGCGCTGGCGGTGCCGCAGATTCTCGCCACCATCCACGTCAGCCTGCGCGGCGCGGCGCATGCGCGCGCACTGGCGCTGTACGGCTCGCTGGGCGGGATCGCCTTCGTCATCGGCCAGGTGCTGGGCGGCACCCTGGTCACCGCCGACATCGCCGGTTCCGGCTGGCGCGCCATCTTCCTGATCAACCTGCCGTTCTGCGTGCTGGCGCTGGCGGGCCTGCGCGCGGTGCCGGAGACGCGCGCGGCGCGGCGGATGCCGCCCGACCTGGCCGGCGCCGGGTTGCTGGGGCTGTTCCTGGCCTGCCTGCTGCTGCCGCTGGCGCTCGGCCCCACGCTGCACTGGTCGGCGCCGTGCCTGGCGGTGCTGGCCGCGACCGTGCCCTTGCTGGCGGCGCTGGCCCGCACCGAAGCCTGGCAGGAGCGCCGCGGCCGCGTGCCGCTGCTGCCGCCAGCGCTGCTGCGCCTGCCCAGCGTGCGCTTCGCGCTGCTGCTGGGCGCGCTGTTCTTCGCCTGCTGGAGCGGCTTCATGTTCGTGCTCGCGCTGACCCTGCAGTCGGGCGCCGGGCTGTCGCCGCTGCAGTCGGGCAATGCCTTCATCGTGCTCGGCGTGGCGTACTTCTGTTCGGCATTGCTCAGCGCGCGCGGGGTGGCCCGGTTCGGGCTGCTGCCGACGCTGCTGCTGGGCTGCACGGTGCAGATGCTGGGCCTGCTCGCGCTGGCCTGGACCCTGCACGCGGTGTGGCCGCATCCCGGCTGGCTCGCGCTGGCGCCGGCGACGGCGCTGATCGGCGCCGGACAGGCGTGGATCGTGGCCTGCTTCTACCGCATCGGTCTGTCGCAGGTGCCGACCGAACATGCGGGCGCGGGCAGCGCCATGCTCTCCACCGTCCTGCAGGCGGCGATGGGCCTGGGCCCGGCGGCGCTGGGCGCGGTCTACGCGCGCGCGCGCGGCGGCGGCAGCCTGGCGGCGATGCAGGCGGCATTGGGCAGCGAGTGGCTGGCGATGCTGCTGCTGGTGGCGTGCACGCTGGTCTACCGGCAGCGCCAGCGCCGCTTGGTACGCGCTGCGGCGACCTGA
- the ribH gene encoding 6,7-dimethyl-8-ribityllumazine synthase, whose amino-acid sequence MTHYEGDLRAPAAARFAIIASRWNARITDVLVAGARESLSGNGIADDAVDVIRVPGAWELPLAAARLAAAGRHAAIIALGCVIRGDTRHYEHVADGCAEGLLRVSLDFRIPVLNGVLAVEQVEDAEARAGGSHGNKGEEAALTALEMVNLLELLP is encoded by the coding sequence ATGACCCACTACGAAGGCGACCTCCGCGCTCCTGCCGCGGCCCGTTTCGCGATCATCGCCAGCCGCTGGAATGCGCGCATCACCGACGTGCTGGTCGCCGGTGCGCGCGAGAGCCTGTCCGGCAACGGCATCGCCGACGACGCGGTGGACGTGATCCGCGTGCCTGGCGCGTGGGAACTGCCGCTGGCCGCCGCGCGCCTGGCTGCCGCCGGCCGCCACGCGGCGATCATCGCGCTGGGCTGCGTGATCCGCGGCGACACCCGCCACTACGAGCACGTGGCCGATGGCTGCGCCGAAGGCCTGCTGCGGGTGTCGCTGGACTTCCGCATCCCGGTGCTCAACGGCGTGCTGGCGGTGGAGCAGGTCGAGGACGCCGAGGCGCGCGCCGGCGGCAGCCATGGCAACAAGGGCGAGGAAGCGGCGCTGACCGCGCTGGAAATGGTCAATCTTTTGGAGCTGCTGCCGTGA
- a CDS encoding GNAT family N-acetyltransferase: MRIVCLAEAPQHIPALARAHLQAFGELLPEWNLAEAEADLRSHRCDSRIPTSWIALDGEDWLGSVSLLQNDDARIRQFSPWLATLYVRPQARSGGVGAQLVAHCVQAAARLQPGPLYLYCEPRLVPYYQGLGWQPHVQLPLGPLQVTVMRIDAGAAAA, encoded by the coding sequence ATGCGTATCGTCTGCCTGGCCGAGGCGCCGCAGCATATTCCGGCCTTGGCCCGCGCACACCTGCAGGCCTTCGGCGAGCTGCTGCCGGAGTGGAACCTGGCCGAGGCCGAGGCCGACCTGCGCAGCCATCGCTGCGACAGCCGCATCCCGACCAGCTGGATCGCGCTGGACGGCGAGGACTGGCTGGGCTCGGTCAGCCTGCTGCAGAACGACGATGCGCGCATCCGCCAGTTCTCGCCGTGGCTGGCGACGCTGTACGTGCGCCCGCAGGCGCGCAGCGGCGGCGTCGGCGCGCAACTGGTCGCGCATTGCGTGCAGGCCGCGGCGCGGCTGCAGCCGGGTCCGCTGTACCTGTATTGCGAACCGCGGCTGGTGCCGTACTACCAGGGCCTGGGCTGGCAGCCGCATGTGCAACTGCCGCTGGGGCCGCTGCAGGTGACGGTGATGCGCATCGACGCGGGCGCAGCGGCGGCGTGA
- the nusB gene encoding transcription antitermination factor NusB, with translation MNKPAGHKHVRRDGVDPVLRSRARRRALQAIYAWQIAGGTAQHVIAQFAHEQAHEIADLVYFENLVEGVLKHRAELDAALVGYLDRTVEEVDAIERAVLRLAAYELLHRHDVPYRVVINEAIETAKRFGSEHGHTYVNGVLDRAALEWRTVESGGAGGA, from the coding sequence GTGAACAAGCCCGCTGGCCACAAGCATGTCCGCCGCGACGGCGTCGATCCGGTGCTGCGTTCGCGCGCGCGCCGGCGTGCGCTGCAGGCGATCTACGCCTGGCAGATCGCCGGCGGCACCGCGCAGCACGTGATCGCGCAGTTCGCGCACGAGCAGGCGCACGAGATCGCCGACCTGGTCTATTTCGAGAACCTGGTCGAGGGCGTGCTCAAGCACCGCGCCGAGCTGGATGCGGCGCTGGTCGGCTACCTGGACCGCACGGTCGAGGAAGTGGACGCGATCGAGCGCGCGGTGCTGCGCCTGGCCGCCTACGAGCTGCTGCACCGCCACGACGTGCCGTACCGCGTGGTGATCAACGAAGCGATCGAGACCGCCAAGCGTTTCGGCTCCGAACACGGCCACACCTACGTCAACGGCGTGCTCGACCGCGCCGCGCTGGAATGGCGCACGGTGGAGTCGGGCGGCGCCGGCGGCGCCTAG
- the nrdR gene encoding transcriptional regulator NrdR, whose product MHCPFCQHTDTRVIDSRVSEDGATIRRRRECEACGERFSTLETIELKLPTVIKSDGGREAFDARKLRTSFDRALQKRPVAEEQIEAAVRAVVHQLRMSGERELPSIRVGEYVMAELRKLDHVGYVRFASVYRSFQDVADFREEIEKLERELPVGSEQLPLLELVRADKPADKSGKR is encoded by the coding sequence ATGCATTGCCCCTTCTGCCAGCACACCGACACCCGCGTGATCGATTCGCGCGTGTCCGAGGACGGCGCGACGATCCGTCGCCGCCGCGAGTGCGAGGCGTGCGGCGAGCGGTTCAGCACGCTGGAGACGATCGAGCTGAAGCTGCCGACGGTGATCAAGAGCGACGGCGGCCGCGAGGCCTTCGATGCGCGCAAGCTGCGCACCAGCTTCGATCGCGCGCTGCAGAAGCGGCCGGTGGCCGAGGAGCAGATCGAGGCGGCGGTGCGCGCGGTGGTGCACCAGCTGCGCATGTCCGGCGAGCGCGAGCTGCCGTCGATCCGGGTCGGCGAATACGTGATGGCCGAGCTGCGCAAGCTCGACCATGTCGGCTACGTGCGCTTCGCCTCGGTCTACCGCAGCTTCCAGGACGTGGCCGATTTCCGCGAGGAGATCGAGAAGCTCGAGCGCGAACTGCCGGTCGGCAGCGAGCAGTTGCCGCTGCTGGAGCTGGTCCGCGCCGACAAGCCGGCCGACAAGTCCGGCAAGCGCTGA
- a CDS encoding helix-turn-helix transcriptional regulator codes for MVDAAGGGAVAAHGAALAAERARALGAFLRARRESLDPARLGLPRAGRRRTPGLRREEVAALADVGVTWYTWLEQGRPVRASARVLTAIAGALQCSDVETGHVLALAGLGDAAPRLQPLCEPLTDTGRMLLDQLGPWPAMLQSPRFDILGANPAFERLMGVTLADLPEADRNCVYQAFTNPHWRARLADRDNVLQHMVALLRAAMGEHLGEPAWERLLARYRAASPEFDALWQQRREVRGVENQLKRFHHPQAGELHLQQVNWWSAPRNGNRLVVYLPADEAARAALLQLHAQSAGVAAPAHRH; via the coding sequence ATGGTCGATGCGGCGGGCGGTGGCGCCGTTGCCGCGCACGGTGCTGCGCTGGCGGCCGAACGCGCGCGCGCGCTCGGCGCCTTCCTGCGGGCGCGCCGCGAGAGCCTGGATCCGGCGCGGCTGGGCCTGCCGCGTGCGGGCAGGCGCCGCACGCCGGGCCTGCGCCGCGAGGAGGTGGCCGCGCTCGCCGACGTCGGCGTCACCTGGTACACCTGGCTCGAACAGGGACGGCCGGTGCGCGCCTCCGCACGCGTGCTGACTGCCATCGCCGGCGCCTTGCAGTGCTCGGATGTGGAAACCGGCCACGTGCTGGCGCTGGCCGGATTGGGCGATGCGGCGCCCCGGCTGCAGCCGCTGTGCGAGCCGTTGACCGACACCGGGCGCATGTTGCTCGATCAGCTCGGCCCCTGGCCGGCGATGCTGCAGAGTCCGCGCTTCGACATCCTCGGCGCCAACCCGGCCTTCGAGCGGCTGATGGGGGTGACCCTGGCGGATCTGCCGGAAGCCGATCGCAACTGCGTCTACCAGGCGTTCACCAACCCGCACTGGCGCGCCCGCCTGGCCGATCGGGACAACGTCCTGCAGCACATGGTGGCGCTGTTGCGTGCCGCCATGGGCGAGCATCTGGGCGAGCCGGCCTGGGAGCGCCTGCTGGCGCGCTACCGCGCCGCCTCGCCCGAGTTCGATGCCTTGTGGCAACAGCGGCGCGAGGTGAGGGGGGTGGAAAACCAGCTCAAGCGCTTCCACCACCCGCAGGCGGGCGAACTGCACCTGCAGCAGGTCAACTGGTGGTCGGCACCGCGCAACGGCAATCGGCTGGTGGTGTACCTGCCTGCCGACGAGGCGGCGCGGGCCGCGCTGCTGCAACTGCATGCGCAATCGGCCGGGGTTGCCGCGCCGGCCCACCGCCACTGA
- the glyA gene encoding serine hydroxymethyltransferase, with product MFPRDARIETYDPELAQAIAAEAGRQEDHVELIASENYCSPRVMEAQGSQLTNKYAEGYPGKRYYGGCEFVDIAEQLAIDRVKQLFGADYANVQPHSGSQANQAVYFALLQPGDTILGMSLAHGGHLTHGAKVNASGKLFNAVQYGVNEQGLIDYDEVERLALEHKPKMVVAGFSAYSQKIDWARFRAIADKVGAVLFVDMAHVAGLVAAGVYPSPLEHAHVVTSTTHKTLRGPRGGIILAKGASEDLVKKLQSIVFPGIQGGPLMHVIAAKAVAFKEALEPEFKDYQQQVVKNAQAMAKTLIARGYKIVSGGTENHLMLVDMIGKDVSGKDAEAALGKAHITVNKNSVPNDPRSPFVTSGLRLGTPAITTRGYLEQDSVDLANWIADVLDAPADDAVIARVREAVTAQCRKYPVYG from the coding sequence ATGTTCCCGCGCGACGCCCGCATCGAAACCTACGACCCCGAACTGGCCCAGGCCATCGCCGCCGAAGCCGGCCGCCAGGAGGACCATGTCGAGCTGATCGCCAGCGAGAACTACTGCAGCCCGCGGGTGATGGAAGCCCAGGGCAGCCAGCTGACCAACAAGTACGCCGAGGGCTACCCGGGCAAGCGCTACTACGGCGGCTGCGAATTCGTCGACATCGCCGAGCAGCTGGCGATCGACCGGGTCAAGCAATTGTTCGGCGCCGACTATGCCAATGTGCAGCCGCATTCGGGCTCGCAGGCCAACCAGGCGGTGTACTTCGCGCTGCTGCAGCCAGGCGACACCATCCTGGGCATGTCGCTGGCCCACGGCGGCCACCTGACCCACGGCGCCAAGGTCAACGCTTCCGGCAAGCTGTTCAACGCGGTGCAGTACGGCGTGAACGAGCAGGGCCTGATCGACTACGACGAAGTCGAGCGGCTGGCGCTGGAGCACAAGCCGAAGATGGTGGTGGCCGGGTTCTCGGCGTATTCGCAGAAGATCGACTGGGCGCGCTTCCGCGCCATCGCCGACAAGGTCGGCGCGGTGCTGTTCGTGGACATGGCGCACGTGGCCGGGCTGGTCGCCGCCGGCGTGTATCCGAGCCCGCTGGAGCATGCGCACGTGGTCACCTCGACCACCCACAAGACCCTGCGCGGCCCGCGCGGCGGCATCATCCTGGCCAAGGGCGCCAGCGAGGACCTGGTCAAGAAGCTGCAGTCGATCGTGTTCCCGGGCATCCAGGGCGGTCCGCTGATGCACGTGATCGCGGCCAAGGCGGTGGCGTTCAAGGAAGCGCTGGAGCCGGAGTTCAAGGACTACCAGCAGCAGGTGGTGAAGAACGCGCAGGCGATGGCCAAGACCCTGATCGCGCGCGGCTACAAGATCGTCTCCGGCGGCACCGAGAACCACCTGATGCTGGTGGACATGATCGGCAAGGACGTGTCCGGCAAGGACGCGGAAGCGGCGCTGGGCAAGGCCCACATCACCGTCAACAAGAACTCGGTGCCCAACGACCCGCGCTCGCCGTTCGTGACCTCGGGCCTGCGCCTGGGCACCCCGGCCATCACCACCCGCGGCTACCTGGAGCAGGACAGCGTCGACCTGGCCAACTGGATCGCCGACGTGCTCGACGCCCCGGCCGACGACGCGGTCATCGCCCGCGTGCGCGAGGCGGTGACGGCGCAGTGCAGGAAGTATCCGGTGTATGGCTGA